The following are encoded in a window of Brevibacillus sp. DP1.3A genomic DNA:
- the cysI gene encoding assimilatory sulfite reductase (NADPH) hemoprotein subunit, producing MSENHLLSPNSAPHSDVEDIKRKSDYLRGSLAETLEDRISGSIPEDDNRLMKFHGSYMQDDRDLRNERSKQKLEPAYQFMVRVRAAGGVVTPEQWLMMDDIAQQFANGTIRLTTRQSFQLHGVIKWNMKQVIQEVNEALLSTLAACGDVNRNVMCNPNPYESEVHQEVYEWAKKISNHLDPRTRAYHEIWLDEEKVVDSRDGVEQEPIYGPVYLPRKFKIGIAVPPANDVDVFSQDLGFITIHEEGRLLGFNVAVGGGMGMTHGDPTTYPQVARVIGFVTPEQVLEVAEKTVMIQRDYGDRAVRKHARFKYTIDDRGIEWFIHELEQRLGWELEKARLYHFEHNGDRYGWVKGSDDNWHFTLFIQNGRVKDEDNYLLKSGLREIAKVHTGDFRLTPNQNLLIGNVTSEKKPEIEQIIQAYGLTDGTSYSALRKNSMACVSLPTCGLAMAEAERYLPTLLDEIELILDEAGLRDEEIVIRMTGCPNGCARPALAEISFIGKAVGKYNMYLGGGFSGNRLNKLYRENIGEAEILNELRPILNRYAKERKEGEHFGDFAIRAGYVKEVRSGLDFHE from the coding sequence ATGTCAGAAAATCATTTGCTTTCGCCAAACAGTGCTCCTCACAGCGATGTAGAGGACATTAAACGCAAAAGCGATTACTTGCGGGGAAGTCTGGCGGAAACGCTGGAAGACAGGATTTCTGGGTCCATCCCTGAGGATGATAACCGCCTGATGAAATTTCATGGCAGCTACATGCAGGATGACCGGGATCTTCGCAACGAACGGAGCAAACAGAAGCTAGAACCGGCCTATCAATTTATGGTGCGTGTGCGTGCCGCTGGTGGCGTTGTCACACCAGAGCAATGGCTCATGATGGACGATATCGCCCAGCAGTTTGCGAATGGAACGATTCGCCTGACGACTCGTCAGTCTTTTCAACTGCATGGCGTGATTAAGTGGAATATGAAGCAGGTGATTCAAGAAGTTAACGAAGCCTTGTTAAGTACACTGGCTGCCTGTGGGGACGTCAACCGCAACGTCATGTGCAATCCGAATCCGTACGAGTCGGAAGTTCATCAAGAGGTTTACGAATGGGCCAAAAAAATAAGCAATCATCTCGACCCCCGGACCCGCGCCTATCATGAAATCTGGCTGGATGAAGAAAAGGTTGTCGACAGTCGGGATGGGGTAGAGCAAGAACCGATCTATGGGCCTGTCTATTTGCCTCGTAAGTTTAAGATCGGCATCGCCGTACCGCCTGCCAACGATGTTGACGTGTTTTCTCAGGATTTGGGCTTTATCACCATTCATGAGGAAGGGCGACTGCTGGGCTTCAACGTTGCGGTCGGAGGCGGAATGGGAATGACCCACGGCGATCCCACAACGTATCCGCAGGTGGCGCGGGTGATCGGCTTCGTCACACCGGAGCAAGTATTGGAAGTCGCCGAGAAAACGGTCATGATTCAGAGAGACTACGGAGATCGCGCGGTGAGGAAGCACGCTCGGTTCAAATATACAATCGACGACCGCGGTATCGAATGGTTTATCCATGAACTGGAGCAACGACTGGGCTGGGAGCTGGAGAAGGCACGTCTCTATCACTTCGAGCATAATGGCGATCGCTACGGCTGGGTGAAAGGGAGTGACGATAACTGGCATTTTACCCTTTTCATTCAGAATGGCCGTGTAAAAGACGAGGACAACTACCTCCTGAAGTCAGGCCTACGGGAGATTGCCAAGGTGCATACAGGGGATTTCCGCCTGACGCCGAATCAGAATCTCCTCATTGGGAATGTCACCAGCGAAAAGAAGCCGGAAATTGAACAGATCATTCAAGCATACGGGCTCACCGATGGAACTTCCTATTCTGCGCTGCGGAAAAACTCCATGGCTTGTGTTTCGTTGCCGACTTGCGGACTCGCGATGGCTGAGGCAGAGCGTTATTTGCCTACACTGCTGGATGAGATCGAGCTGATCTTGGATGAGGCGGGTTTGCGCGATGAGGAGATTGTCATTCGCATGACAGGATGCCCAAATGGATGCGCAAGACCCGCACTCGCAGAAATCTCTTTTATTGGGAAGGCTGTCGGTAAATACAACATGTATTTGGGCGGCGGTTTCTCCGGCAATCGATTGAACAAGCTGTATCGTGAAAACATCGGGGAAGCAGAAATACTGAATGAGCTGCGGCCGATCTTAAATCGGTATGCGAAGGAACGTAAGGAAGGCGAGCACTTCGGAGATTTCGCAATTCGGGCAGGGTATGTGAAAGAAGTAAGATCAGGACTCGATTTTCATGAGTAG
- a CDS encoding ATP-binding protein gives MANHSPKYQMKKSHILLLLGLLVIILSGARILWMESFRDQQVDIKNGQFDLRDWNAEDGDTLLLDGEWEFYPSQWLMDGRRQQGVNEKEPALIQVPGRWNEALHADKSTPYGFASYRLRLYVNPEKDLNYSIRVPSVRTASELYVNGRLLAKSGRVAESEDEYIAKNLSYSTTFTADENGVIEIVIQAANYVDGRSSGIVRSIKFGSEEAIAKEIKVSVSTQLLAAMIFLIHSVYAFILFLLGDKKKNLLYFSLLTLCIALTSVLSNDEKLFHQLFYIGIDWDFRLANIALVIGAYALLECMNHRELPYWSRMYPVYRVMNFGTAGITLFLDPDQVTMLFPVYFLVIGIAAVITLISIFKKLIKDIMSNLLLLFSFLALLHHFIWSLIWRESGLSLVYYPFDLIISMGCLATVWFKGYFIMHANTKEIAATLQRMNDHKDQFLANTSHEFKNPLHSILNMSQSVLNRERHLLQERSIKELETVLSVGRRLTLILNDLIDVMSLQEGNPRLQKKAIWIQPIVTGVLDMMQFNAEVKSVKIVNQIPEDFPPVHADENRVIQIVFNLLHNAVKYTNEGIISIQAFTKDGRAFIVIHDTGIGMDEDMQKRLFRPYEQASSSETMIEGGFGLGLSISKQLVELHGGTLDVSSVLGEGSTFTFSLKLAHGEAEEEVAVSHSFEPEVVQPIPSATKPTTLLEVNRDRPRLLIVDDDPVNLQVLEAILPPDEYDVTMVTSGKEALAILDTEEWDLVISDIMMPQMSGYELTRMIRERFTLTELPVLLLTARSQPKDIQSGFLAGANDYVTKPVEGMEIKSRIEALTTIKQSVREQLRLEAAWLQAQIQPHFLFNALSAVTALSDINLDKMRDLLYEFSNFLRNKFKFEDMDGLVPIETELSLVRSYLYIEKVRFEERLQVVWEIDDCEDVKIPFLTIQPLVENAIKHGVMNRIRGGEIKIRISVQETHAEITVEDDGIGMEEDQVQRLLERKADSSSGVGLINTDQRLKRHFGTGLLIESTLGTGTKVTFHVRSKMNSKNMSEKHPGSLS, from the coding sequence TTGGCAAATCATTCACCTAAATACCAAATGAAAAAGAGCCATATCCTACTATTACTCGGGCTATTAGTCATCATCTTATCCGGTGCGCGCATTTTGTGGATGGAATCGTTTCGTGATCAACAAGTGGACATTAAAAACGGGCAATTTGATTTACGTGATTGGAATGCAGAGGATGGCGACACTCTCTTACTCGATGGAGAGTGGGAGTTTTATCCCTCCCAATGGTTGATGGATGGCAGACGGCAACAGGGTGTAAACGAGAAGGAGCCAGCGCTTATTCAGGTTCCGGGAAGATGGAATGAAGCTTTGCATGCAGACAAGTCCACTCCCTATGGATTTGCTTCTTATCGCTTGCGTCTGTATGTAAATCCAGAAAAGGACCTGAATTATAGTATTCGTGTACCCAGCGTGCGCACGGCATCAGAATTATACGTAAACGGCCGATTGCTTGCGAAATCGGGGCGGGTGGCGGAATCGGAGGATGAATACATTGCGAAGAATCTGTCTTATTCTACAACCTTTACGGCAGACGAAAATGGCGTAATCGAAATCGTCATTCAGGCGGCAAATTATGTGGATGGTCGAAGCAGCGGCATTGTTCGATCGATTAAATTTGGTTCAGAAGAAGCCATTGCAAAGGAAATAAAAGTCTCCGTTTCTACGCAGCTTCTGGCAGCTATGATATTTCTCATACATTCTGTTTATGCGTTTATTTTATTTTTACTAGGAGATAAGAAAAAGAATCTGCTGTATTTTTCTTTGCTGACATTATGCATAGCGCTTACTAGCGTGTTAAGCAACGATGAGAAGTTGTTCCACCAATTATTTTACATCGGCATAGATTGGGATTTCCGGTTAGCGAATATTGCTCTCGTCATTGGGGCCTACGCTTTGTTGGAGTGTATGAATCATCGCGAACTCCCTTATTGGAGCAGGATGTATCCTGTTTACAGGGTGATGAATTTTGGGACTGCTGGCATTACGTTGTTTTTAGACCCTGATCAGGTGACGATGCTCTTTCCGGTTTATTTTCTAGTGATAGGTATTGCCGCAGTGATCACGTTGATTTCCATCTTTAAAAAATTGATCAAAGACATCATGAGCAATCTTTTACTGCTTTTTTCTTTTCTTGCGTTGCTTCATCATTTTATTTGGTCGTTAATTTGGCGGGAAAGCGGCTTGAGTCTTGTTTACTATCCATTTGATCTGATTATTTCGATGGGTTGCTTAGCCACTGTATGGTTTAAGGGTTATTTCATCATGCATGCCAACACAAAAGAGATTGCTGCAACCTTGCAAAGAATGAATGACCATAAGGATCAATTTCTGGCCAATACTTCACATGAATTTAAAAATCCGCTACATAGCATTTTGAACATGTCCCAATCCGTTTTAAATAGGGAACGACATTTGTTGCAGGAAAGGAGCATCAAAGAGCTTGAAACGGTTTTATCTGTAGGACGACGGCTGACATTGATATTAAATGATTTGATTGATGTGATGAGTTTACAGGAAGGCAACCCGCGCCTACAGAAAAAAGCCATATGGATTCAGCCCATCGTGACCGGGGTACTTGATATGATGCAATTTAACGCAGAAGTAAAGTCTGTAAAAATCGTAAATCAAATCCCTGAAGATTTTCCTCCCGTACACGCAGATGAGAACCGGGTGATTCAAATCGTTTTCAATTTACTTCACAATGCTGTGAAATATACGAATGAAGGGATCATTTCCATTCAAGCTTTTACCAAGGACGGAAGAGCATTTATTGTGATTCATGATACAGGGATTGGAATGGATGAGGACATGCAAAAGCGCCTGTTCCGTCCGTACGAGCAAGCCAGCTCGAGCGAGACCATGATTGAAGGTGGATTTGGGTTAGGTCTGAGTATAAGCAAGCAGCTGGTTGAGCTCCATGGAGGTACGTTAGATGTGTCCTCAGTCTTAGGGGAAGGCTCAACATTTACATTTTCGTTAAAGCTGGCACATGGGGAAGCGGAGGAAGAGGTGGCTGTTTCTCACTCATTCGAACCGGAAGTCGTACAACCTATCCCTTCGGCTACGAAACCAACAACTCTATTAGAAGTAAATCGCGATCGTCCGCGCCTATTAATTGTGGATGATGACCCTGTTAACCTTCAGGTGCTGGAAGCCATACTACCTCCAGACGAATATGATGTAACAATGGTGACGAGCGGGAAAGAAGCGCTGGCTATACTGGATACAGAGGAATGGGATCTCGTTATTTCCGATATTATGATGCCGCAGATGTCCGGTTATGAGCTGACACGAATGATTCGCGAGCGGTTTACACTCACGGAGCTCCCTGTTTTGCTCCTTACTGCAAGAAGCCAACCAAAAGATATTCAAAGTGGTTTTTTAGCGGGAGCCAACGATTACGTGACCAAACCAGTAGAAGGAATGGAAATAAAATCGCGGATTGAGGCGTTAACTACGATTAAACAATCCGTTCGGGAACAACTGCGATTAGAAGCTGCGTGGCTGCAAGCGCAAATCCAGCCTCATTTTTTATTTAATGCGTTGAGCGCTGTAACGGCTTTAAGTGACATTAATTTGGATAAGATGCGTGATTTGCTGTATGAGTTCAGTAATTTTTTGAGGAATAAATTCAAATTTGAAGATATGGACGGGCTTGTTCCGATCGAAACGGAGCTAAGTCTGGTGCGCTCTTACCTATATATTGAAAAGGTTCGGTTTGAAGAAAGGCTGCAGGTTGTTTGGGAGATAGATGACTGTGAGGATGTAAAAATTCCCTTTCTTACGATCCAGCCTCTCGTTGAAAATGCGATCAAACATGGTGTGATGAACCGCATTCGTGGGGGGGAAATTAAGATTCGGATTTCTGTCCAGGAAACGCATGCAGAAATAACCGTTGAAGACGATGGGATCGGAATGGAGGAAGATCAAGTACAACGACTTTTAGAAAGAAAAGCAGATAGCAGTTCAGGAGTCGGATTGATCAATACGGATCAGCGATTAAAACGACACTTCGGAACAGGATTGCTTATCGAAAGTACGTTAGGTACAGGGACAAAGGTAACTTTTCATGTACGGAGCAAGATGAATAGCAAGAATATGAGTGAAAAACACCCCGGTTCCTTATCTTAG
- a CDS encoding SMI1/KNR4 family protein, whose protein sequence is MDQALLEQLDRWHEEDEQQRIVDLLQTVPEEERDYEAVSRLGRAYNNLGLYDEALNQLKKIAKAGQQDPVWHFRVGFALYHLKRYEEAAQAFRTSDKLEPGNQNTESWLRWSLQKAEKQQRHELRMAAKKAAAVESRDSGAEEVPFSNMSLDDFWDDSEYARKSYLSEPPTDELIASIEEELGYKLPASYLALMKHQNGGIPKNTCFPTEDPTSWAEDHIAITGILGIGREKSYSLCGDLGSRFMIEDWGYPDIGVVICDCPSAGHDVVMLDYRACGRDGEPEVIHVDQESDYEITFLAENFEAFIRGLVSEEEYDTSEEDKEADLYKVAHGKFSSLLEELCTPVSEVEQIDQKIRSICTRIVEEKGFFSFHADELSYLMYDVQFWLYTKSYPDTSREQYLAVYEKMIAFGGEFGQGGYAPGWISEWLDRRKKEGRIIQENGHIRFTDQFAAEVIQQLREA, encoded by the coding sequence ATGGATCAGGCACTTCTCGAACAATTGGATCGCTGGCATGAAGAAGACGAACAGCAGCGAATTGTGGACTTGCTGCAAACCGTTCCTGAGGAGGAACGAGACTATGAGGCGGTCAGCCGACTGGGCAGAGCTTATAACAACTTGGGGCTTTATGATGAAGCACTTAACCAATTGAAGAAAATTGCTAAAGCAGGTCAACAAGATCCGGTCTGGCACTTTCGGGTAGGTTTTGCCCTCTATCATTTGAAAAGATATGAAGAAGCGGCACAGGCATTCCGTACCTCTGACAAGTTAGAACCGGGCAATCAGAATACCGAATCATGGTTAAGGTGGAGCCTGCAAAAAGCGGAGAAGCAGCAAAGACATGAGCTTCGGATGGCAGCCAAAAAGGCAGCGGCTGTTGAGTCTCGTGATTCAGGAGCGGAGGAAGTTCCTTTTTCTAACATGTCGCTTGATGACTTTTGGGACGACAGCGAGTACGCGAGAAAGTCCTATCTATCCGAGCCACCCACAGATGAACTGATCGCATCGATCGAGGAAGAGCTCGGATACAAGCTCCCTGCCTCCTATCTCGCACTAATGAAGCATCAGAATGGCGGCATTCCGAAGAACACGTGCTTTCCAACAGAGGACCCGACTTCTTGGGCGGAGGATCATATTGCCATTACGGGCATTCTAGGCATTGGCCGAGAGAAAAGCTATTCGCTCTGTGGGGATCTCGGCAGTCGATTTATGATTGAAGACTGGGGATATCCCGACATCGGGGTCGTCATCTGCGATTGTCCTTCAGCAGGTCATGACGTTGTCATGCTGGATTATCGGGCATGCGGGAGAGATGGTGAACCCGAAGTCATTCACGTCGATCAGGAAAGCGATTATGAAATTACTTTCCTGGCTGAAAATTTCGAGGCGTTTATCAGGGGCTTGGTGAGCGAAGAAGAATACGATACCTCCGAGGAGGACAAGGAAGCGGATCTATACAAAGTAGCCCACGGGAAATTCTCTTCCTTGCTGGAGGAGCTGTGCACGCCAGTATCGGAAGTGGAACAAATCGATCAGAAAATACGCAGCATTTGTACACGGATTGTAGAGGAAAAAGGCTTCTTTTCTTTTCATGCGGATGAACTCTCGTATCTGATGTACGATGTGCAGTTTTGGTTATACACGAAGTCATATCCCGATACCAGTCGCGAACAGTATTTGGCTGTCTATGAGAAAATGATTGCCTTTGGCGGAGAATTCGGTCAAGGCGGCTATGCTCCGGGCTGGATTAGCGAATGGCTGGACCGTCGCAAGAAAGAAGGGCGGATCATACAGGAAAATGGACACATCCGGTTTACAGATCAGTTCGCTGCGGAAGTGATTCAACAGCTACGAGAAGCCTAA
- a CDS encoding YndJ family transporter encodes MKPLIVRTIPSGIITILIFYLDYFPFNLVEKFLMFAAFVIVPLVILLLRYDEKNKHQRGIYGAINLLQFPAALLALASVMGSKTWGLGSTPLPGTLSLGWLLFTFLLGIYGLTIIVNRKGRTEEIAIGAGLVYFFIGGIWFTLYQFQFDLFQAKPATHALSSVHFHFSSAIVPIFIGLLGRVMTKKSWYPWVVAVDIIGPVLIAIGIIFSKPIEYIGVTLFACNIAIYTTYLLAYLKRGSFLNKSNFFLVLSCIAFYTIVVVSISYPLLKNMFSLTIHDFIPIYGSLHAFGFVLCGLIGWAYRIDSLNLRK; translated from the coding sequence ATGAAACCATTGATAGTACGGACGATTCCCAGTGGAATCATAACCATCCTTATCTTTTATCTGGATTACTTCCCATTTAACCTTGTCGAAAAATTTCTCATGTTTGCGGCTTTCGTCATTGTACCTCTAGTGATTTTACTTTTGCGCTATGACGAAAAGAATAAACATCAACGGGGTATTTATGGTGCTATAAATCTGCTTCAATTTCCCGCAGCGCTTCTCGCCTTAGCCTCTGTAATGGGTAGCAAGACGTGGGGTCTGGGAAGCACACCCCTACCAGGGACCCTCTCGCTCGGGTGGCTACTGTTCACATTCCTGCTCGGCATCTATGGCCTGACCATTATTGTGAATCGCAAGGGAAGAACAGAGGAAATAGCGATTGGCGCAGGGCTTGTTTACTTTTTTATCGGGGGCATTTGGTTCACCCTCTATCAGTTTCAGTTTGACCTCTTCCAGGCTAAGCCCGCAACGCACGCCCTGAGTTCAGTCCACTTTCATTTCTCATCTGCCATTGTTCCGATTTTTATCGGTCTATTGGGACGGGTCATGACGAAGAAAAGCTGGTATCCTTGGGTCGTTGCTGTCGATATCATTGGACCTGTTCTGATCGCTATCGGTATTATTTTCTCGAAGCCGATTGAGTACATTGGCGTCACCTTGTTCGCTTGTAATATTGCAATTTACACGACTTATCTGCTTGCTTACTTGAAAAGAGGCTCTTTTCTCAATAAGTCCAACTTCTTTTTAGTCCTTTCCTGCATTGCCTTTTACACGATTGTCGTAGTTTCCATTTCCTATCCGTTATTGAAAAACATGTTTTCTTTAACCATACACGATTTCATTCCGATTTACGGATCGCTGCATGCGTTTGGGTTTGTTTTATGTGGGCTGATTGGATGGGCGTATAGGATAGATTCTCTTAATTTACGAAAATGA
- a CDS encoding malate:quinone oxidoreductase, with amino-acid sequence MSSIQQKTDVILIGAGVMSATLGALLKELAPELEIKVFEKLAKAGEESSNEWNNAGTGHAALCELNYTSEKADGSIDISKAIKINEHFQLSRQFWAYLVKNNLIQNPQDFIMPIPHMSMVQGEKNVSFLKKRFEALANNPLFQGMEYSDDPEKLKEWIPLIMEGRASNEPIAATKIDSGTDVNFGALTRMLFDYLKTKDVAINYNHAVEDIKRTSDGMWKLKVYNMATGNIEDHIAKFVFIGGGGGSLHLLQKTGIPESKHIGGFPVSGLFMVCKNQEVADQHHAKVYGKAKVGAPPMSVPHLDTRYIDNKKSLLFGPFAGFSPKFLKTGSNMDLITSVKPNNVITMLAAGVKEMALTKYLIEQVMLSHEKRMEELREFIPNAKSEDWGIVVAGQRVQVIKDTPAGKGTLQFGTEVVSAADGSVAALLGASPGASTAVQVMLEVLEKCFPQRMAEWEPKIKEMIPSYGVSLLQNEELLQELQRSTDEVLGLSEKELAYS; translated from the coding sequence ATGAGCTCCATACAGCAAAAAACAGACGTTATTTTGATTGGTGCAGGTGTCATGAGCGCAACTCTGGGAGCATTACTGAAAGAATTGGCACCGGAGTTGGAAATCAAAGTTTTTGAGAAACTCGCAAAAGCAGGCGAAGAAAGCTCTAACGAATGGAATAATGCGGGTACTGGCCACGCGGCACTCTGTGAGCTGAACTATACATCCGAGAAAGCTGACGGGTCTATAGATATTAGCAAAGCCATTAAAATCAATGAACATTTTCAGCTGTCCAGACAATTCTGGGCTTACCTTGTAAAAAACAATCTCATCCAAAATCCGCAAGACTTTATCATGCCAATACCTCATATGAGTATGGTGCAAGGCGAAAAGAATGTAAGCTTTTTGAAAAAACGTTTTGAAGCGCTGGCAAACAATCCTCTGTTTCAAGGGATGGAATACTCCGATGATCCTGAAAAACTGAAGGAATGGATTCCGCTTATCATGGAAGGCCGCGCATCGAATGAACCAATAGCTGCAACCAAAATCGACTCTGGTACGGATGTCAATTTTGGTGCTTTGACACGTATGTTGTTTGATTACCTGAAGACGAAAGACGTCGCGATTAACTACAACCATGCTGTTGAGGATATCAAACGTACGAGCGACGGCATGTGGAAATTGAAAGTGTACAATATGGCTACCGGTAACATCGAAGACCATATTGCCAAATTCGTCTTTATCGGCGGTGGCGGCGGAAGCTTGCATCTGCTCCAAAAAACCGGTATTCCAGAGTCCAAACATATCGGCGGTTTCCCGGTAAGCGGATTGTTCATGGTTTGTAAAAACCAGGAAGTGGCAGACCAGCACCATGCAAAAGTGTACGGTAAAGCAAAGGTCGGCGCTCCTCCAATGTCGGTACCGCATCTGGATACCAGATACATCGACAACAAAAAATCCTTGCTGTTTGGTCCTTTTGCGGGATTCTCGCCAAAGTTCTTAAAAACAGGTTCCAACATGGATTTGATCACTTCCGTAAAACCGAACAACGTCATTACGATGTTGGCGGCAGGCGTAAAAGAAATGGCATTGACCAAATACCTGATCGAGCAAGTTATGTTATCGCATGAAAAGCGGATGGAAGAACTACGGGAGTTCATTCCGAACGCGAAAAGCGAGGATTGGGGTATCGTGGTAGCGGGTCAACGCGTGCAAGTTATCAAGGATACACCAGCAGGAAAAGGTACCCTTCAATTTGGTACAGAAGTGGTTAGTGCCGCTGATGGCTCCGTAGCTGCATTGCTCGGCGCATCTCCGGGTGCTTCTACAGCTGTTCAGGTTATGCTTGAGGTATTAGAAAAATGCTTCCCACAACGTATGGCAGAGTGGGAACCGAAAATCAAAGAAATGATTCCTTCTTATGGCGTGTCACTCTTGCAAAACGAAGAGCTTCTCCAAGAGCTTCAACGTTCGACAGACGAGGTGCTTGGTCTAAGCGAGAAGGAACTGGCTTATAGTTAA
- a CDS encoding assimilatory sulfite reductase (NADPH) flavoprotein subunit, with protein sequence MVLKVTDSPFSQEQVELLNRLLPTFSEVQKVWLSGYLAALHKVDAPMVAGFQAASVANGPVISKEVTVLFGSQSGNSQKLAKVLTGKLQEHGFHVTLSSMSDFKTNALKKVENLLVVVSTHGDGEPPDNAISFHEFLHSKRAPQLVGLRFSVLALGDTSYELFCQTGKEFDKRLEELGGKRLTPRVDCDVDYDEQVSEWMNQVLASLSETSATQVAAASAIVGGAVIGTGSQTEYSRSNPFQAVVLENVNLNGRGSDKETRHLEISLEGSNLEYEPGDCLGIYPKNHPGLVRELIDTMGWKPEELVPIHKNGEERTLEEALSSHFEITVLTKPLLEQAVKLSSGNGLQELLAEGQEQKLRDYVRNRDLLDLVEEYDFKGVPSKEFVAILRKLPPRLYSISSSLKSYPDEVHLTIRNVHYQTHGRERYGVCSSYIADRLETGDTLPVFVQHNPNFKLPVNPDIPLIMIGPGTGVAPFRAFLGEREELGATGKTWLFFGDQHFSTDFLYQLEWQRWLKQGVLTHMDVAFSRDTSEKVYVQHRILEKSKELYQWLQAGAHVYVCGDEKKMAHDVQAALVTILQQEGGLDSEEAVAYLKRMQQEKRYQRDVY encoded by the coding sequence TTGGTACTTAAGGTGACAGACAGTCCTTTCAGTCAGGAACAAGTAGAGCTCCTAAATCGGTTGCTGCCCACGTTTTCGGAGGTGCAAAAGGTTTGGCTGAGTGGGTATCTTGCAGCTCTTCACAAAGTGGATGCACCGATGGTCGCTGGGTTTCAAGCCGCTTCAGTTGCGAATGGTCCAGTCATTTCCAAAGAGGTGACAGTGCTTTTCGGATCTCAGTCCGGGAACAGCCAAAAGTTGGCCAAGGTGCTGACTGGAAAGCTTCAGGAGCACGGCTTCCACGTAACTCTTTCCTCCATGAGCGACTTCAAGACGAATGCGTTGAAAAAGGTTGAAAATCTGCTTGTTGTGGTAAGCACACACGGGGATGGTGAACCACCGGACAACGCCATCTCCTTCCATGAATTCCTGCACAGCAAAAGAGCGCCGCAATTGGTGGGCCTGCGTTTTTCCGTGCTGGCATTGGGAGACACCTCTTATGAATTATTCTGCCAAACTGGTAAAGAGTTCGATAAGCGTTTGGAAGAGCTAGGCGGCAAGCGTCTTACTCCCCGGGTTGATTGCGATGTGGATTACGACGAGCAAGTCTCTGAATGGATGAATCAGGTCCTGGCTTCTCTCAGTGAAACGTCGGCAACTCAGGTTGCTGCTGCAAGCGCAATCGTGGGCGGTGCAGTGATCGGAACAGGGTCACAGACCGAATATTCCCGGTCGAATCCGTTTCAGGCTGTGGTCTTGGAAAACGTGAATCTGAACGGACGGGGATCAGATAAGGAAACGCGCCATCTGGAAATCTCCCTTGAGGGTTCCAATCTCGAGTATGAACCGGGCGATTGTTTGGGGATCTATCCTAAAAATCATCCTGGCCTTGTCCGTGAGCTGATTGACACGATGGGATGGAAGCCAGAAGAGCTCGTTCCTATTCATAAAAACGGGGAAGAGCGCACGTTGGAAGAAGCTTTGTCCAGCCATTTTGAAATCACAGTTCTCACCAAGCCTCTCTTGGAACAAGCAGTAAAGCTATCATCAGGAAACGGGTTGCAGGAACTGCTTGCGGAAGGACAGGAGCAAAAGCTTCGCGATTATGTTCGAAATCGAGATTTGCTAGACCTGGTGGAGGAATACGATTTTAAGGGCGTGCCTTCCAAAGAATTTGTCGCCATCCTTAGAAAGCTGCCGCCGCGTCTCTATTCGATCTCAAGCAGCTTAAAGTCCTACCCGGACGAAGTTCATCTGACAATTCGCAATGTTCACTATCAAACTCATGGGCGTGAGCGGTACGGCGTTTGTTCGAGCTATATCGCGGATCGTTTGGAGACGGGTGATACGCTGCCAGTATTTGTGCAGCATAACCCCAACTTTAAGCTCCCAGTTAACCCGGACATCCCGTTGATCATGATTGGTCCTGGCACGGGTGTCGCTCCATTCCGCGCTTTCCTGGGTGAACGGGAGGAGCTTGGGGCGACGGGCAAGACATGGCTTTTCTTTGGCGACCAGCATTTCTCCACGGATTTTCTCTATCAGCTCGAATGGCAGCGTTGGCTCAAACAGGGCGTACTGACGCATATGGACGTCGCGTTCTCTCGAGATACAAGTGAAAAGGTGTATGTTCAGCACAGGATACTTGAGAAGAGCAAGGAGCTTTACCAATGGCTACAGGCTGGGGCGCATGTATACGTATGCGGAGATGAGAAGAAGATGGCGCATGATGTTCAAGCAGCCTTGGTCACCATTCTCCAACAAGAGGGCGGACTCGATTCAGAGGAAGCCGTTGCGTATTTGAAACGGATGCAGCAGGAAAAACGCTATCAGCGAGATGTCTACTGA
- a CDS encoding DUF4375 domain-containing protein, with the protein MSKIDIHDVWFDFAAAFVQKKNASGWNTLTSQEQEIAALWLLEADVYNGGFLQFFCNWGEEAYIYAVRALQAIGAVHAIEIVQSGYACIEHLSEDNRLNQLWDIPQFLTEEEAERLDKLDQSFWEDQDRIAETAHRYYAQQLGIPTPS; encoded by the coding sequence TTGAGTAAGATAGATATCCATGACGTATGGTTCGATTTTGCCGCAGCCTTTGTGCAGAAAAAGAATGCTTCGGGCTGGAACACACTGACCTCACAGGAACAAGAGATTGCCGCCTTATGGTTGTTGGAAGCTGATGTGTATAACGGCGGGTTCTTGCAGTTTTTTTGCAACTGGGGAGAAGAGGCATATATCTACGCGGTACGGGCCTTACAAGCCATCGGGGCAGTCCATGCAATCGAAATCGTCCAGTCCGGATATGCCTGCATCGAGCATTTATCAGAAGACAACCGCCTCAACCAACTTTGGGACATTCCACAGTTTCTTACCGAGGAAGAGGCAGAACGGCTGGATAAGCTCGATCAGAGCTTCTGGGAAGACCAGGATCGCATTGCAGAAACTGCACATCGATATTACGCGCAGCAGCTGGGAATACCCACCCCATCGTAA